The Collimonas sp. PA-H2 genome contains a region encoding:
- a CDS encoding tetratricopeptide repeat protein, whose product MMQSRLAVVAVCATLLSACTTSQNTPIREVQACAKIKNLSLGKDGTQYANPVLAIEVLSECDATSQNSPAGTRAALLQMRSIAYAQTKDYVKATTDFEDALRLRPARTAWDDIGLAALYRKSGQPERALALLRKMFDDHLGMSGKGTAPGMPSYYHLGLTLVALEKWPEATEAFTEGLTYQPDYSWAYFYRALAYNGMNDADHARADLRKGQKLVDTSSNAIRTQTQEALKQEPFATLFKRYPE is encoded by the coding sequence ATGATGCAGTCTCGATTAGCAGTAGTTGCCGTATGCGCTACGCTGCTCTCGGCGTGTACCACCTCACAGAACACGCCGATCAGGGAAGTTCAGGCCTGCGCCAAGATCAAGAACCTCTCACTTGGCAAGGACGGAACTCAGTACGCGAATCCGGTGCTGGCGATCGAGGTGTTGTCGGAGTGCGACGCAACGAGCCAGAACTCACCTGCTGGCACTCGTGCTGCGCTTCTGCAAATGCGCAGCATAGCTTATGCGCAAACCAAGGACTACGTAAAGGCAACGACAGATTTTGAGGACGCCCTTCGGCTTAGGCCCGCGCGCACGGCTTGGGATGACATTGGGCTTGCTGCCCTTTATCGTAAAAGCGGGCAGCCGGAACGCGCGTTGGCGCTTTTGCGAAAGATGTTCGACGATCACTTGGGCATGAGTGGCAAGGGAACAGCACCGGGAATGCCTAGTTATTACCACCTAGGGCTCACGCTCGTCGCACTCGAAAAATGGCCAGAGGCGACCGAAGCGTTTACGGAAGGACTGACTTATCAGCCTGACTATTCGTGGGCTTACTTCTATCGTGCGCTTGCATACAACGGTATGAACGACGCTGATCATGCTCGTGCAGATTTGAGAAAGGGACAGAAGCTTGTCGATACATCGAGCAATGCCATTCGTACTCAAACACAGGAAGCGCTGAAGCAAGAACCGTTTGCCACCCTTTTTAAGAGGTATCCGGAATGA
- a CDS encoding DUF637 domain-containing protein, whose translation MDYVATSVVRSGISAGINSAVYGGSFGNAFKNGLIADASAAAANGIGLNSDPYSPANVLGHALLGCAAASLGGNACAAGAIGGATSALVAPTIGSALGIETDADRADKTNAAVVAALSTLAGGAVAAALGQNAAVAANAAANEALNNYLSPKDRNAYEKAKADYSPANPDACARARIYEEHDKSSNQILVDGLTHCQGTDCQNLANWIQNQQSAFGCDATGSADCAVLAKAWGIAQAKAQGLEMPTISPDDLLQLGPVLAKAGLAVTLKALAVGGMKIVGTEAAEIAAKDLIVKELGLTGEKATASAANIEAGSTRKLIGSTNGLTSAEQGFVNEMVAGGKTVEIIPATNAGRSADFLIDGTKYELKTMSNVANQTSDGLSKSLSSTIMDARGQSGNIIVDARGQAGMTPDIAQRGIIRAFGNDNTSGSLIQGVTVITSQGTVFIPRKL comes from the coding sequence GTGGATTACGTTGCCACGAGCGTGGTGCGTAGCGGCATTAGTGCAGGGATTAATTCGGCAGTGTATGGGGGAAGTTTTGGGAATGCATTTAAAAATGGCTTAATTGCCGATGCATCGGCAGCGGCGGCAAATGGGATTGGTCTGAATTCGGACCCCTACAGTCCGGCTAATGTGCTGGGTCACGCCTTGTTGGGATGTGCCGCAGCCAGTTTGGGAGGTAATGCTTGCGCCGCAGGGGCAATAGGCGGAGCCACTTCAGCATTGGTAGCACCAACGATCGGTAGCGCCCTCGGTATAGAGACCGATGCCGACCGCGCAGACAAGACTAATGCTGCAGTGGTTGCTGCGTTGTCGACGCTGGCAGGTGGTGCGGTGGCGGCAGCCCTGGGACAAAATGCCGCTGTGGCAGCGAATGCTGCGGCCAATGAAGCTCTCAATAATTATTTATCTCCCAAAGATCGAAACGCTTACGAAAAGGCCAAGGCAGATTACTCACCGGCCAATCCTGATGCCTGTGCTAGAGCTCGCATCTACGAAGAGCATGATAAGAGCAGTAATCAAATCTTGGTTGATGGCCTAACTCATTGCCAGGGGACGGATTGCCAAAACTTGGCGAATTGGATACAAAACCAGCAAAGCGCCTTTGGTTGTGATGCGACAGGTAGTGCAGATTGCGCGGTACTGGCCAAGGCATGGGGGATTGCACAGGCAAAAGCACAGGGCCTGGAAATGCCCACGATTTCGCCAGATGATTTGCTGCAGCTTGGGCCTGTGTTGGCCAAAGCGGGATTGGCTGTTACCTTGAAAGCTCTGGCGGTGGGAGGCATGAAGATTGTGGGGACCGAAGCTGCTGAGATAGCAGCTAAGGATTTGATTGTGAAAGAATTGGGACTGACAGGTGAGAAAGCTACCGCCAGTGCGGCAAATATTGAGGCAGGTTCCACTAGAAAACTCATCGGGTCAACAAATGGTCTAACATCCGCAGAACAAGGCTTTGTAAATGAAATGGTCGCAGGTGGAAAAACTGTTGAAATAATTCCGGCGACCAATGCAGGTCGCTCAGCTGATTTCCTCATTGACGGGACGAAGTATGAGTTAAAGACTATGTCCAACGTGGCTAACCAGACATCGGACGGACTCTCAAAATCTCTGTCTAGTACAATCATGGATGCACGCGGGCAATCCGGCAATATTATCGTCGATGCGCGAGGTCAAGCAGGAATGACACCAGATATTGCCCAGCGTGGGATCATTCGAGCATTTGGTAATGACAATACATCTGGCTCGCTAATTCAAGGTGTGACTGTAATTACTTCTCAGGGAACCGTATTTATTCCAAGGAAATTGTGA
- a CDS encoding DUF6216 family protein has translation MEFSGIFGALPDFIKSLGLSGTVIVSSLLFAALLVAACVRAGSSHFLFLRLWSILNGKSPIKDGVLTDFFEKKTALMQFRLFTGYRLRSLPVMHGVIEFSRKNGIDIGEMKACGSYFDPEALQLQEKLPARWAVAGNFSLLGLFLFLTIIGTILTVSNRPLLQFKEGDHRWFFYSKNVSVTTLRNSTHFDADDCKSRADEILNRTGWSKKDVQIACDFLQHPIRDKDFDNAVADQRWAAGLTILYGLFLSAFFWASSRAGYAARKLYRVLKKKNPTSEGPLPTKS, from the coding sequence ATGGAATTTTCCGGCATATTCGGTGCACTACCTGATTTCATTAAATCCCTTGGCTTGTCTGGGACCGTAATAGTTTCAAGCTTATTATTCGCAGCGTTGTTGGTTGCGGCATGTGTTCGGGCAGGATCTAGCCATTTTCTATTTCTACGATTGTGGTCAATCCTCAACGGCAAGAGTCCGATTAAAGATGGAGTATTGACCGATTTTTTTGAAAAAAAAACAGCACTCATGCAATTCAGACTTTTTACCGGCTATCGATTGCGTTCGTTGCCAGTCATGCACGGCGTCATAGAGTTTTCACGGAAGAACGGTATCGATATAGGCGAGATGAAGGCATGTGGAAGCTACTTCGATCCAGAAGCATTACAACTTCAAGAAAAATTGCCTGCTCGATGGGCAGTGGCCGGGAATTTTTCCCTACTAGGACTCTTTTTATTTCTGACAATCATTGGAACAATTCTTACTGTGTCCAATAGACCTTTATTGCAATTTAAGGAAGGGGATCACCGATGGTTCTTCTACAGTAAAAATGTATCTGTGACGACACTTCGAAACTCTACTCACTTCGACGCAGATGACTGCAAGAGCCGCGCGGACGAAATATTGAATCGAACTGGATGGTCAAAAAAAGATGTACAAATAGCCTGCGATTTTCTTCAGCACCCCATTCGAGACAAAGATTTTGATAATGCCGTAGCTGATCAGCGTTGGGCAGCAGGGCTTACAATCTTGTACGGACTGTTTTTGTCAGCGTTCTTTTGGGCTTCCTCCAGAGCAGGATACGCTGCACGGAAGTTATATCGAGTTCTCAAGAAAAAAAATCCCACAAGTGAGGGGCCATTGCCCACTAAATCGTAG
- a CDS encoding DUF6527 family protein, whose amino-acid sequence MMQHTQLEPRFVKSVPKDLEPGVLYVSMEYGTAIHSCCCGCGHEVVTPLTPTDWSLKFNGEAISLWPSIGNWNLPCRSHYVIEGNQVIGAGPWDKDRIEAEQKRDKVAKTQFYAKKAEPIQPVQTKIPKPATTVIPTPDRQEGIWVKLRQWLS is encoded by the coding sequence ATGATGCAGCATACCCAACTTGAACCTCGCTTCGTTAAGTCCGTTCCCAAGGATTTGGAGCCCGGGGTGCTCTATGTATCGATGGAGTACGGTACTGCGATCCACAGTTGCTGCTGTGGTTGTGGTCACGAGGTTGTTACGCCGCTGACGCCGACCGACTGGTCCCTGAAGTTCAACGGCGAAGCGATTTCGCTCTGGCCTTCAATCGGCAACTGGAATCTACCCTGCCGGTCACACTACGTCATCGAAGGCAACCAAGTGATTGGGGCTGGTCCCTGGGACAAAGATAGGATCGAAGCGGAGCAAAAACGAGACAAAGTGGCGAAGACGCAGTTTTATGCGAAAAAAGCAGAGCCGATCCAGCCTGTACAGACCAAAATTCCAAAACCTGCGACAACGGTGATTCCAACACCCGATAGGCAAGAAGGTATCTGGGTGAAATTGCGGCAGTGGTTAAGCTAG
- a CDS encoding ThiF family adenylyltransferase, whose protein sequence is MSAALFNLNLDLKRLREEGYFVQIVDGCLVMREVPYVNAQREIKMGTLISSLCLSGNVTQKPEPHTVEFAGEFPCNADGTAIQGISAGAAPAALGRGLTAQYLFSSKPGPQGYSDYYQKMSTYATIISGPAAVLKPGTTPRVFRQPDSEDDSVFNYVETASGRVGIGELTARLESEHVAIIGIGGTGSYVLDQVAKTPVREIRLIDDDDFLQHNAFRAPGAPSIEILRGAPKKVDYFAGIYTKMHRNIVTHPVQINAANLHLLDGITFAFLCMDAGESKRLTVQKLEAMGASFVDVGMGLELVDGSLGGILRVTASTPGKRDHIKERISFEGGGAENVYASNIQVADLNMLNAALAVIKWKKLRSFYRDLEKEHHCSYTTDGNMLLNGDLT, encoded by the coding sequence ATGTCGGCCGCACTATTCAATCTTAATTTGGACCTCAAGCGTCTGCGCGAAGAAGGTTATTTCGTGCAGATCGTCGACGGATGTCTGGTAATGCGTGAGGTACCGTACGTCAACGCACAGCGAGAGATTAAGATGGGCACGCTCATTTCTAGTCTCTGCCTGTCGGGGAATGTTACGCAAAAACCGGAGCCGCACACCGTGGAATTCGCCGGCGAGTTTCCATGCAATGCCGACGGAACTGCCATTCAGGGCATTTCCGCTGGAGCGGCGCCGGCGGCCTTAGGAAGAGGGTTAACCGCTCAGTATCTATTTTCAAGTAAACCGGGACCACAGGGCTACAGCGACTATTACCAGAAGATGTCGACGTATGCGACGATCATCTCAGGTCCAGCAGCTGTGCTCAAACCTGGCACGACCCCGCGTGTGTTCAGACAACCGGACTCGGAGGATGACAGCGTGTTTAATTACGTGGAAACTGCATCGGGTCGGGTGGGCATCGGGGAATTGACCGCACGTTTGGAAAGCGAACATGTAGCTATTATCGGAATTGGTGGTACCGGTTCGTATGTGCTGGACCAAGTGGCGAAGACACCTGTTCGTGAAATTCGCCTAATCGATGATGACGATTTTCTGCAACATAACGCATTTCGCGCGCCTGGTGCACCATCGATCGAGATCCTTCGTGGCGCGCCAAAAAAGGTTGATTACTTTGCCGGCATCTATACGAAGATGCATCGCAACATCGTGACGCATCCTGTGCAGATAAACGCAGCTAATCTCCACCTGCTAGACGGTATCACTTTCGCCTTTCTATGTATGGATGCAGGTGAGTCGAAGCGACTGACGGTGCAGAAATTGGAGGCAATGGGCGCATCTTTCGTGGATGTCGGCATGGGTCTGGAACTGGTAGACGGTTCGCTGGGAGGTATCCTAAGGGTGACCGCCAGCACGCCGGGCAAGCGTGACCATATTAAGGAACGCATTTCGTTTGAGGGCGGTGGTGCCGAAAACGTATATGCGTCCAACATCCAGGTCGCCGATTTGAACATGCTCAATGCAGCCTTAGCTGTCATCAAGTGGAAGAAGCTGCGCAGCTTTTACCGTGATTTGGAAAAGGAACATCATTGTTCCTATACGACCGATGGCAATATGTTGTTGAATGGGGATTTGACATGA
- a CDS encoding multiubiquitin domain-containing protein: MEAEKKVDIDNVGEAIRQGRSLHPAHAYRILFAQENLNFRAIEISDPVPLGRQILAAAGLNAHGDFSLFAILETGDFEDVRLDEQFDLRSKGAERFVAFQSDRDFRLTVNDAQVSWGKPAIPGVVLYTLAKPGEHEAVFMVVRGKEDRLIDPVEAVDLTPPGVEHFVSAPKRKPKIDIVVNGREVEVKDSHQTFEQFVAIAYPGEAPAPNIKYSITYRGVASKPHSGELAAGGFIEVKNGSVINVGRTIQS, translated from the coding sequence ATGGAAGCTGAAAAGAAAGTCGATATCGACAACGTGGGCGAGGCTATTCGCCAGGGCCGTAGTCTACATCCGGCTCACGCCTACCGCATCCTGTTTGCTCAGGAAAACCTTAACTTCCGTGCGATCGAGATCAGCGACCCTGTGCCGCTGGGGCGCCAAATCCTGGCCGCTGCTGGCCTGAATGCCCACGGCGATTTCAGCCTGTTTGCCATCCTGGAGACGGGCGATTTCGAGGACGTGCGCCTTGATGAACAATTCGATCTGCGCAGTAAGGGTGCAGAGCGTTTTGTAGCCTTCCAATCCGATCGCGATTTCAGGCTCACCGTCAATGACGCCCAGGTCAGTTGGGGAAAGCCGGCAATCCCTGGCGTTGTGCTATACACGCTTGCGAAACCTGGCGAACACGAAGCGGTTTTCATGGTCGTTCGCGGCAAGGAAGATCGTCTGATCGATCCCGTCGAAGCTGTGGACCTCACGCCCCCTGGAGTAGAGCACTTCGTGAGCGCACCTAAGCGCAAGCCAAAAATCGATATTGTCGTCAACGGACGCGAAGTCGAAGTCAAGGATAGCCATCAGACTTTCGAGCAGTTTGTAGCAATCGCCTATCCAGGTGAGGCACCGGCGCCAAATATCAAATATTCAATCACCTATCGCGGTGTAGCCTCCAAGCCCCATAGCGGGGAACTGGCTGCGGGTGGTTTTATTGAAGTCAAAAATGGGAGCGTCATCAATGTCGGCCGCACTATTCAATCTTAA
- a CDS encoding ATP-dependent helicase produces MDGVEIGRQKAAALHAQVVAAGQDPWKPLAFVLAEAKCQDLDVESCNKGAVGLNGGRATFIRDESLILYERGGTDFESAFLIAHEIGHIVLGDDVDDANDSTPYNIDPVRAAEASPVGMDRVVDYGRRQRREVQMDLFAREFLLPRQIARGLHLDDGMTASDIASKLGAPFEVVAQQLLDALLLPPILATTDMQQKKLELNELQVIAANHRGVAYLLEAGPGTGKTQTLISRIEGLLADGVDPRRILVLTFSNKAAGEIAERVARVDSVAAAAMWTGTFHAFGLDLLRRFHSELELPADPRMLDRTEAVELLENEFPRLSLEHYRNIYDPTNIIADILSAISRAKDEVVDAKRYQDLANAMLMTASNEDETVAAQKAMEIAKVYQGYEHLKRQAQAVDFGDLVCLPVQLLEGNDAVRASLRETYDHVLVDEYQDVNRSSVRLLSALCGDGKNLWVVGDAKQSIYRFRGASSFNMERFGVSDFPGGKRSRLKKNYRSVAEVVTAFSNFAVGMVVGDATSGLESVRGNSGNTPKLGLVNQGDEQVVAIADAVAEMRAAGYSYRDQAVLCTGNEKLSEFGQMLERLNVPVLFLGSLFERPEVKDILALVSLLVDRRAMGLLRTACLPEFEMSLDDVATVMTQLSERDIEEVSWWSTADTINGLSVAGQASLIKLKGVLVGFNNDAAPWTVMATVLLDRTRMLATLSQSSATADRARGIAIWQLLNFVRVQPFGKGLPISRLLDRIRRLVKLGDDRDLRQLPAAAQSIDAVRLMTIHGAKGLEFSVVHLPGMNVSTLPSAARSPACFPPSGMVEGADGDAKELHRCEHEKEQECLFYVAISRAKDQLLMYAATRNSIGSRRATSKFVDRLGTAVTRCSVTPSQPVPAAPEDTAIKLIVDGGLSFAAYEISLYQSCERRFFYTYVLKIGGRRTPTPFMLMHDAVRTVYQAMVKGGATTSESQDEYLNQAFIVSGLAEHGYVGDYLTLAKHMVSYFSSIRESHTAEPPVGLSLTFGEERIVILPDDVLVAPDGRRTFRRVHTGHKRKDDLTELGAATFLLAVQQTFSDAQVEFVYLSDGAVHPVIFDSKKLKNGTDTLKTSLSNIRAGMFPAKPSNRVCPACPAFFICGAIPPGDLHKKF; encoded by the coding sequence ATGGATGGGGTTGAGATTGGTCGCCAAAAGGCTGCAGCTCTCCATGCACAGGTAGTAGCCGCGGGACAAGATCCGTGGAAGCCGCTGGCGTTCGTACTGGCTGAGGCGAAGTGCCAGGATCTGGATGTCGAATCCTGCAATAAAGGGGCCGTAGGACTCAACGGTGGCCGGGCGACGTTTATCCGTGATGAGAGCCTCATTCTGTATGAACGTGGCGGCACAGACTTCGAAAGCGCGTTTCTCATTGCTCACGAGATTGGTCACATCGTACTCGGTGATGACGTAGATGACGCCAACGACTCTACCCCCTACAACATTGATCCCGTTCGTGCCGCAGAGGCATCTCCCGTGGGAATGGATCGCGTAGTGGACTATGGAAGACGGCAGCGGCGAGAAGTCCAGATGGACCTTTTCGCCCGCGAGTTCTTGTTACCAAGACAGATAGCAAGAGGATTGCATCTCGACGACGGAATGACAGCATCGGATATCGCCAGTAAATTGGGAGCTCCATTCGAGGTAGTAGCTCAACAATTATTGGATGCGCTATTACTACCGCCGATACTCGCCACCACTGATATGCAACAGAAAAAGCTTGAATTGAACGAGTTGCAGGTGATAGCGGCAAATCATAGGGGCGTAGCGTATTTGCTGGAAGCGGGACCAGGTACCGGAAAAACACAAACCTTGATCTCCCGTATTGAAGGTCTATTGGCCGACGGAGTCGATCCGCGGCGCATCTTGGTCCTCACGTTTTCGAACAAGGCTGCGGGTGAAATTGCGGAGAGGGTGGCCCGCGTCGACAGCGTGGCCGCCGCAGCCATGTGGACCGGAACGTTTCACGCTTTCGGCTTGGACCTCCTTCGTCGCTTTCACAGCGAACTAGAGCTCCCTGCTGACCCTCGCATGCTCGATCGCACAGAAGCAGTCGAATTGCTGGAAAACGAATTTCCCAGATTAAGCCTAGAACACTACCGAAACATCTACGATCCCACCAATATTATCGCGGACATTCTTTCTGCCATCTCTCGCGCTAAGGATGAAGTGGTGGATGCCAAGAGATATCAAGACCTAGCTAATGCGATGCTGATGACCGCATCCAACGAAGATGAGACGGTGGCGGCCCAGAAGGCCATGGAGATTGCTAAGGTCTATCAAGGATACGAGCACCTTAAACGCCAAGCTCAAGCTGTCGATTTTGGCGACCTAGTCTGTCTACCTGTGCAATTGCTTGAGGGAAATGATGCAGTACGTGCGAGCCTTCGTGAGACCTACGATCATGTGCTGGTTGACGAATATCAAGATGTCAACCGAAGTAGTGTACGGCTGCTGTCAGCATTGTGCGGCGACGGAAAAAACCTGTGGGTGGTGGGGGATGCGAAGCAATCGATCTATCGTTTTCGCGGGGCTTCTTCTTTTAACATGGAGCGATTCGGAGTCAGTGACTTTCCGGGCGGCAAGCGGAGTCGCTTGAAGAAAAACTATCGTTCGGTGGCCGAAGTTGTGACGGCGTTCTCAAATTTTGCAGTTGGCATGGTGGTCGGTGACGCTACGAGCGGGTTGGAATCCGTGAGAGGTAACAGCGGTAACACTCCTAAACTGGGTCTAGTAAATCAAGGCGATGAACAGGTGGTCGCTATTGCGGACGCTGTGGCTGAAATGCGAGCGGCAGGCTACAGTTATAGAGACCAGGCAGTGCTTTGCACCGGCAACGAGAAACTTTCCGAGTTTGGACAGATGCTTGAACGGCTCAACGTGCCAGTGCTGTTTTTGGGAAGTTTGTTTGAGCGCCCTGAAGTGAAGGATATATTGGCCCTGGTGTCGCTACTGGTAGATCGTCGCGCCATGGGACTGCTGCGGACAGCTTGCTTGCCAGAATTTGAGATGTCGCTAGATGATGTCGCAACTGTAATGACCCAACTGAGCGAGCGCGACATTGAAGAGGTGAGTTGGTGGTCAACGGCAGATACGATCAATGGATTGTCGGTGGCGGGACAGGCAAGTCTGATCAAGCTAAAAGGTGTGTTGGTAGGATTTAACAACGATGCAGCACCATGGACCGTGATGGCCACTGTATTGTTGGATCGAACCCGCATGCTGGCAACGTTATCGCAATCTTCAGCAACGGCAGATCGGGCGCGAGGAATTGCAATTTGGCAATTACTGAATTTTGTAAGGGTGCAGCCCTTTGGTAAGGGGTTGCCAATTTCACGATTGCTGGATCGTATCCGCCGTTTGGTGAAGCTGGGCGATGATCGAGACCTACGGCAGTTACCGGCCGCAGCGCAAAGTATCGACGCGGTGCGGCTAATGACGATCCATGGAGCCAAAGGCCTCGAGTTCTCGGTTGTTCATCTACCGGGCATGAATGTCAGTACGTTACCAAGTGCGGCACGGTCGCCAGCATGTTTTCCCCCATCTGGCATGGTTGAAGGCGCAGATGGCGATGCCAAGGAACTACATCGGTGCGAGCATGAGAAGGAACAGGAATGTCTTTTCTACGTCGCGATCTCGCGAGCAAAGGACCAGCTTCTCATGTACGCAGCCACCCGCAACTCCATAGGATCCCGCCGGGCAACGTCTAAATTCGTGGATCGACTTGGGACGGCGGTAACGCGCTGCAGCGTCACACCATCGCAGCCGGTACCGGCGGCTCCGGAAGACACTGCGATCAAGCTAATAGTGGACGGTGGTCTCAGTTTTGCTGCATACGAGATTTCGCTATATCAATCTTGCGAACGGCGTTTCTTCTACACTTACGTTCTCAAAATCGGGGGAAGACGCACGCCGACCCCGTTTATGCTGATGCACGACGCCGTGCGTACTGTGTACCAAGCCATGGTCAAGGGAGGCGCTACCACGTCCGAGTCCCAAGACGAGTATCTGAACCAGGCTTTCATTGTATCTGGGTTGGCGGAACACGGGTACGTTGGCGACTACCTCACGCTAGCTAAGCATATGGTCAGCTATTTCTCGTCGATCCGAGAAAGTCACACGGCGGAACCGCCGGTCGGCTTAAGCCTGACGTTCGGGGAGGAACGGATCGTAATTCTCCCGGACGACGTTTTGGTGGCCCCCGATGGACGTCGCACATTTCGACGGGTGCATACTGGTCACAAGAGGAAAGACGATTTGACAGAACTTGGCGCAGCGACGTTCTTGTTGGCCGTGCAGCAAACCTTTTCTGATGCCCAAGTGGAGTTTGTGTACCTGTCGGACGGTGCTGTTCACCCGGTGATCTTTGATTCCAAAAAACTGAAAAATGGGACCGATACACTGAAGACTTCCCTTTCAAATATCCGTGCCGGCATGTTTCCAGCAAAGCCATCCAACCGAGTATGCCCCGCCTGCCCAGCTTTTTTCATCTGTGGCGCTATACCTCCAGGGGACCTGCACAAAAAATTCTAA
- a CDS encoding sigma-70 family RNA polymerase sigma factor — protein sequence MIVPLRKRKKEGDLYKRFPDIEKRLGELDLLSKEDLVDRCKLPKGHSLHVPSECVLYFVRRSSAAKDDVLFGQLFKVIAERIRRALPRAENPDGVTVSFTRSQIYEQVYDKIVTLLIEERAGYVERLDFFEISFNGGLAKLKLDAQDKAWKEENRNTELEADEDSGEIAAEVETAAGSYDPFAPDVLDDYIYRSRLAAAMDELSPLQRRIIEMWSKGIQIDSKDPDAVTIAKSLRKSEKTIRTHRDLALDRLRKLLTGGGK from the coding sequence TTGATTGTTCCATTGCGCAAACGGAAAAAAGAAGGGGATCTGTACAAGCGATTTCCGGATATCGAGAAGAGGTTGGGCGAACTGGACCTGCTTTCGAAGGAGGATCTCGTGGACCGGTGTAAGCTTCCTAAAGGACACTCTCTACATGTCCCCAGCGAGTGTGTTTTGTACTTCGTGCGACGGAGCTCGGCTGCAAAGGATGATGTGCTGTTTGGGCAACTCTTCAAGGTCATCGCCGAGCGGATTCGTCGCGCATTACCTAGGGCTGAAAATCCAGATGGCGTGACCGTATCCTTCACCCGGAGTCAAATTTATGAACAAGTCTATGACAAGATAGTCACGCTACTGATTGAGGAGCGTGCTGGATACGTTGAGCGCCTGGATTTCTTTGAGATTAGCTTCAATGGGGGCCTCGCCAAGCTAAAGCTCGACGCCCAAGACAAGGCTTGGAAGGAAGAAAATCGCAACACGGAGCTCGAAGCCGACGAGGACAGCGGAGAAATTGCTGCGGAAGTGGAAACGGCCGCGGGCTCTTACGATCCCTTCGCTCCAGATGTTCTTGACGATTATATTTACCGGTCTCGCTTAGCCGCAGCGATGGATGAACTATCACCATTGCAAAGAAGGATTATCGAAATGTGGAGTAAAGGCATCCAGATCGACTCCAAGGATCCCGATGCGGTTACCATCGCCAAATCTCTTCGTAAGTCGGAAAAGACCATTCGAACCCATCGCGACCTAGCGCTTGATCGGTTGCGAAAACTACTCACAGGAGGAGGTAAATGA